From uncultured Treponema sp.:
AAGATTTCCGGCAAGAGAGCTGGCTTCTGATGAAACACCTTCTTCAAGACAGCCTTCGCCAACAAGAGTATAAGTGTAATGGTCAACAATTGTATGCTTTGGAGTATTAAAGCGGGCGGCAAGCATTGTCTCTGCAATTGCCATTCCAACTGCGGCGGCAATCCCCTGTCCAAGCGGGCCAGATGTGCATTCAACACCATCTGTTTCGCCGTATTCAGGATGTCCCGGGCATTTTGAGCCAATCTGACGGAATGACTTTATATCATCAAGCGAAACTTTATATCCTGAAAGGTGAAGAATTGAATAAAGCAACATCGAGCCGTGTCCGGCAGAAAGAACAAAGCGGTCCCTGTCCACCCATTTTGAATCAGCAGGATTATGCTTTAAAAGCTCACCGTAAAGAACAGCAGCGACTTCCGCAGCGCCAAGAGGAAGTCCTGGATGACCTGAATTTGCCTTCTGGATTGCATCCATAGAAAGGCTTCTGATTGACAAAGCGACAGCTTCGATAGCTTTTGTGTCCATAGTTGTTACACTCCACTAAAATTAAGGAAAATTTTAGTGGTATTCTACAACTAAGCGTCTGTTTTTTCAATCATCTAAAGGTTAAAAAACAAATGGTACTTACTACAAGAGTTCTGGACGTGAAATTCTTCTCAGCAAGTCTAAAAGCTCGCCTTTTGAAGGGCAAGCCTGAATTCCCTTGCGGAATTTTTCATTCTTAAACAAAGTCGCCAAGGCAGACAGAACTTTTATATGGAACTGCGCAGAATCAGAAAGAATAATAAACATGACGTAAACTTTCTTTACATCAGGAGCTTGCATATCAAGAGGCTCACGTAAATACGCAACAACAATCTTGCTTTCAGAGCTGTTTTTTACAAGTGGATAGCGTGGATGCGGAATTGCAATTCCATTTCCAACAGCCGTGCTAAGAACTTTTTCACGCTCAACAAGTTCTTTTTGAAGCTG
This genomic window contains:
- a CDS encoding PTS sugar transporter subunit IIA; the protein is MEDFDIDLLFERGEVLENVPGNSCAKIFEYICDRIVVPSGLTAHQLQKELVEREKVLSTAVGNGIAIPHPRYPLVKNSSESKIVVAYLREPLDMQAPDVKKVYVMFIILSDSAQFHIKVLSALATLFKNEKFRKGIQACPSKGELLDLLRRISRPELL